The Quercus robur chromosome 7, dhQueRobu3.1, whole genome shotgun sequence genome has a segment encoding these proteins:
- the LOC126691430 gene encoding subtilisin-like protease SBT3 has protein sequence MDKFLMTKAFSRHHYWYSSIIDSFKFTNLESPHTSLSSPLLLYTNDNAHHGFGAVLSLDELETLNKSLGFISACADKPFKLATSYSPEFLSLKASTGLWPASNYGKDIIIGVIDSGIWPEHPSFEDHGRPAGKVSSKWKVKCEGGQQFNSSMCNSKLIGVRYFNAALKRKFRSSIVDSARDTTGHGTYASSVVAGNFLTWSSFDGYAEGTTKGVAPYARISMYKVVWDGGIRCYVVAGMDQAIADGVDVICIAMGYKQTTEKLSLEPIVKASFSATEKGIPVTTAAGNTGPHLGSLSNGCHGS, from the coding sequence ATGGATAAATTTCTTATGACTAAGGCATTTTCTCGCCACCACTATTGGTATTCGTCCATTATTGATTCCTTCAAGTTCACAAACCTTGAATCACCACATACCAGTCTATCCTCACCATTACTTTTATACACTAACGATAATGCTCATCATGGTTTTGGCGCTGTTTTATCTTTGGATGAACTAGAGACTCTAAATAAGTCCTTAGGCTTCATTTCAGCTTGTGCTGATAAGCCTTTCAAGCTTGCTACCAGCTATAGCCCAGAATTCCTCTCCCTTAAAGCCTCCACTGGTTTATGGCCTGCCTCAAATTATGGTAAAGACATTATAATTGGTGTTATAGATTCTGGTATTTGGCCTGAACATCCAAGCTTTGAAGACCATGGCAGGCCTGCTGGTAAGGTTTCATCTAAGTGGAAGGTAAAGTGTGAAGGAGGACAACAGTTTAATTCGTCAATGTGTAACTCCAAACTCATTGGAGTTAGGTACTTTAATGCagcattgaaaagaaaatttaggtCTTCTATTGTAGACTCTGCTAGGGACACTACAGGCCACGGGACCTATGCGTCTTCAGTAGTTGCTGGGAATTTCTTAACATGGTCGTCTTTTGATGGCTATGCTGAGGGAACAACAAAAGGTGTAGCACCATATGCTAGGATTTCCATGTATAAAGTTGTTTGGGATGGAGGCATTAGATGTTATGTCGTTGCTGGTATGGATCAAGCCATTGCTGATGGTGTTGATGTGATCTGCATTGCCATGGGATACAAGCAAACAACAGAAAAGCTATCATTGGAACCTATCGTAAAAGCTTCATTCTCTGCCACTGAGAAGGGCATACCTGTCACAACGGCTGCAGGAAATACTGGACCACATCTTGGAAGTTTATCAAATGGATGCCATGGGTCTTAA